The genome window TGGAGCTGGTCGGGATCGCCAGGGACCAGGAGTACAGCCACGAAGTGCCCTTGTCCGTCTTCTCGTGTGGGGCGAAGGTGAAGCCGACATGGTCGGCGACCTTGCTCTGGGTTTTATCGGTCACGAACGAGCCGGCGACGCTGGCGTCGACCCAGATCGCGCACTTGCCGCTGTTGAACAGCGCCAGGTTTTCATTGAAACCGTTGCTGGAAGCACCCGGTGGGCCGGATTTCTTCATGTTGTCGACGTAGAAATTCAACGCGTCCTTCCACTCTGGGCCGTTGAATTCCGGCTGCCACTTCTCATCGAACCAGCGCGCACCGTAACCGTTGGCCAGGGTGGTGATCAGCGCCATGTTCTCGCCCCAACCGGCTTTGCCGCGCAGGCACAGGCCGTATTGTTCTTTGCTCTTGTCGGTGAGTTTGGCGGCGAATTCGCCGATCTGGGTCCAGGTCGGGTGCTCGGGCATGCTCAGCCCGGCGTCTTTGAACAGGTCGGTGCGGTAGTAGGTGATCGAGCTTTCGGCATAGAACGGCAGGGCGTACAGCGCGCCTTTTACCGACAAGCCGTCACGCACAGAAGGGAATACATCGTCGAGGTCGTAGGACGCTGGCAGGTCCTTCATCGGCTCCAGCCAGCCCTTGGCGCCCCAGAGTGCAGCTTCGTACATGCCGATGGTCAGCACATCGAACTGTCCGCCCTGGGTGGCAATGTCAGTGGTGAGGCGTTGGCGCAGCACGTTTTCTTCGAGCACCACCCAGTTCAGCTTGATGTCCGGATTCTCGGTCTCGAAGGTTTTCGAGAGCTTTTGCATGCGGATCATGTCGCTGTTGTTGACGGTGGCAATGGTCAGGGTTTGCGCGCCAAGGCTGACGGCGCTGAGGGTCATGCAGGTGCAGGCAAGCAGAGCTTTTGCTGTGAACTTCATCGCGCACTCCATTTCCGCGCCCGAGGGCTACAGAAGGACAGTTATTGTTGTTGTGTCTTCCTACAGACGGTCAGGAAGAGTGTGCGTTGATTACAGCGTTGAAATGGGCGTGTGACAAATCCTTGGGCGCACTGGAACTGATACTTTTTTGCACTCATTGCGTGGGCGGCTGAAACGGTTTACCGACGTTTGGCGAAAAGCACCGCCGCACAGTCGACGTACGGCATGCCGTGTGGATCGCGGACTGTCCGACTGAGGGTGTCCCGGTAATCTTTGATCGTCGGTGTTTGAGCAGACGTGCACGTTTTGAAAACGACCTCGTTTGGTTGCGGAGTTTCCCGCTGTGTGTAATAAAACTCGGCGGTGTCAGCCTCAATAGAGGGGCCGGGCAAACGTCTTCAAAGTCCGCCAAAGGCTTAAAGTGGGCGCGTCCCGAGTCACCGGGACGCTGACTGTTTACGCAGCCGGTGAAGTCGGTGTAAAGGTCTTCCACTCGTGGTCGTGGGGGCGACGTGGGTTGGGGAACTTCTCTAAAATCCAGTACCTGTCTTTCATGACTTCAAACTGTGTGACTGTACCAACGGGCGCCTTCACAGGAACGTTCAAGAGTTTTGATAACGCTTCAGAGAAGCCTGTACTGGCGGACCTACAACTGACCATCCTGATTTGGGTAGCACCGGTATTTTTCAGCGTGGGTGCAATTAATTTGGCGAATGCTTCGGGCGAATAGGATTGTGCGCCTTTTAAGTCACTTCTGAAGGTGGCGCCACCTTTGTCGCCATGCCCAACAATATTTAATCTGACTGCTTTACTGCCTTCCGGTCGGTCCAGAAAATATTCATACTGGCCGTCATCCGACGTTGTAAAAGCAATGCTGTTTGCCAGTTTTTCAGGCGTGGGCAGTTCCTTGAAATCTTTATATTCACCTATATTGCGCAGCTCTTTAGACGTGCTCTGAACGTCGACAGGGCCAGTCGCTAGCCGCCTCTTCGGGGGGCCGAAACGCTTGGGGCGGTAATCGACTTCCACCTCCTCCCAGATCGGAGCTGCTAGCGTTCCCCAGTTCACTCTGACTTTTTTACCGGTCTTCTTTTCCACGTTAATAAAAAGATCAATGTCTTTTAATTTGTTGTTTAGTTCTATTTCTGCGAGTTCTTTTTTGTCAGCTTCAGAGAACCTGGGGTACTTGGCACGAAATTTATTGAGCGCTGTTTTGTATATGTCTTCCGGATCTATCCCGCCGTCGCGGGTAACGTATCCCAGCTCTACCGTACGTTCATAGCCTTTGACGGGAACTCCAGTCAGAGCGTGCAGCTGTGCCGCCAGGGAGTTTTCACCGCCTTTGGATGAGTAACAGACGAGGAGGCGCACTTCCGCGTAGTTTCGAATATCAATGCCTCGTGCGATGAGTTCATTATTAATATCTTCCGCCGTGTAAAGGTTATCGCCTTCGCCTACAATCCTCGCGGCTTGCTCGCCCTCAGGGTCAGCCGCATGGCCAATAATGTTCAGGCGCTTTACTTCTTGGCCTTTACGGTTGTAAGTATCTACGTTGGTTTGGATCTCCCCGTCCAACGGGGTGATTTGTTCCAGTGGGCCGCCCATTCGAAAGCGCTGTGGAGGTGGGGTGGGTGGCACAGCACCATCGATCAACCGTGTGCCCTCGGTTATCGGTATTGCTGAGTGCGTGTTGGAGGGCTCGGACAATGATCGCGCCTTGAAATGGATCAACAACGTCGCCAGGTTGACCAACAGATCGGTCAGCGCCGCCTGTTTATTCTTCGAGTCGTCATCGCGCAGCGTCTCCAGGTCGTTGATGATGCCCTCAGCCTGCAACGCCAGGCCGAGGATTGCACCCGGGCCGCGTAGTGCTGGCAACAGCGCATTGAGTAGCAGGAACCCCCCGGTCTTGAGCGACTGCCAGCGGCTTTTTGCGTCGGATGTCGAGTGTTGTCCGGCGAGGGTGATCAAGTTCTGGGCGTTGGCTTCGTACAGGTATTCCATCAACTTCCCGTCTTGCAGCGTTTGCTGCAGGCGCGTGTCCACGGCCAACGGGATCGTCTCGTTGGCGGAAACGGAGCCCAGGTTGAACCCGAATATCACCAGGTTGGGGTGTTTAAAACCGTTGCCGCGGTAGAGCTGTCGAGTCGTTTCGTCAGGCAACCACGCAAGGGTGTCGTTTTGCAATTTGCCCGGCTGCTGCAGGGCTTCCAGCAGTGCCTGGCGAGTAGGAAATTGCAGCAGAGGGGCATCTGCCATCAGCGGGCGGTACAAAATATGCGGACCGCTCGTGCTGTCTTTGGGTTCGATCAGGTAGGCACCTTCGACCACATCGGTGGTGCCTTGCGCCTTGTTATCAAAGGCCAACGGTCGAATGACGATCTCCTTGGCGTCGACGATCCTGGGGCCAGGCCCCGGCTTGAGTATTTCCTGGATGTATCGGAACCCTGTGGCGTTGAAACCGGCTTGCTTTTTGATGCTCAGTTCCAGCGCCTTGAGCTGCAGTTCGATTGGTACTTGCTGGGCAAACAATGATCGACGCGCGGCCATTTCAGTGGGGTTGTCGAGGAGTTTTTCCTTGAGTAATGCAGGGTAGGTTTTGCCGATATCGAGGTCTGTAATCAGCTGCTTGAGCACACCTTCTTTCTCAAGTGCGGGCACTCTGACTTTTATTTCATCGCCGTTTTCATCCTTGAGTCCTGTCTTGAAAAACACCTCTATTTGGCCGTTCGGCAGTCCCGACAGGTTGTTGAGCAGCATGTCAGTCAGGCTCATGGTTTGGCGATCAATAAAACCCGAGCGCTGCGTCCCGTAAGGCACTTTAAAGACCACCTCAAGATCTTCGGCGGCGTGCGGCGTTAGATGCTTGTTTGGCGGTAACAGGTCAAATCGTTGCTGCGCAAACGTGCGGATGTCCTTGATGTCGCTGTTGTACGCCTGGCCTTTGTGACGCTGCAGGAAGCTCGCCAGGCCCTGGCTGAGCTCATGCATCACAAATCGCTGCGCTTCGTCGGCGCTATCCAGCCAGTCAGGCAGTGGGTTCGTTGTGTGCGTCGGGTTATTTGTGCCGGGTGGCGGGGTTAGCAGGCTATCGCCTTGAGCGTGTTTGATAAGGGCGTCAGCCTGGGCATCGAACAGATTGCCATCGAGTGCCTGGCGAACCGCTTGCGTCTTTTCGATAGCGTCCCAGGTGTTATAAGGCGTGATTTTCCCGCTGGGTTCCACCAATAAGAGAATGGCGCGATTTGAGTCCGCCAAGTAGCGATGAATCACCATGTTCGCTGTTGAGCCCGCCAGGGTATAGACGGTGGCTCCGGATGAATTGGGGTCAAGCGGGGCGGGGCGTGTCGAGCCTTCGGGATGCCTGACGACCATGTCGATGGTTTCCCGTTGCGCCTCATCCAGTCCGGGTTGTTTCAGGCTGGCCAGTTGCAGGTTACTGCGCAAAATACGTTTGACCACATCACGGTGGCTGCCGGTGAAAACGCTGTCGGCATTGGTTGGCGTGCTGAAGGCCTGCTTGTCCCAGTATTCACGCGAATCCGCCTCGAAGGCCTGATTCAGTTGGGCCGGCAGGCTGCCGATGACGTCGCTCAGGGCGGACGGGTCGAGGGCCAGTGGGACGTCGCCAGCGTTGCCAGTCCTTGCCAGCAAATCCGGGCGAGTATCAAACGCTCTATGACTGGCGGTGAGACTTGGGGCATCGCCGCCCGCCAGATAGTCCAGGGCAAGTGTCATCAAGGGGATTCGCTTGAGTGCTCCTGGGTTGTCCACGTCGGGCATTTCGATGGCGATCTGGTTTACGTCGACGTCCAACGCGGGGGCGGCCTGCTTGATCCTCTCACTGAGCAGGCGTGCGACTACCGAGTACAGGTTGGGCTCACCCGCAAACTGCCGGCGTGCGATAGCGGCCAGCGGGTTGACGGGTGGGTTGGGTGTGTCAGGCGGTGGCGCAGACTCGGTAGGTGGAGTGGCGTTGGGGGCTTTGAGCTTCTGGATAGCGGCGCGTTGGCGTTGCTGGACCGCGCGTGAACGCATGTCGGTGGGCGGGGTGGACGCGTTCAGCGCCTGAAAGCCGTTGCGAGCGAGCGTTGAGGCTTGTGCGAGCACGCCCACCAACGTGTCGTCATTACCTGGCTCGGCGTAAAAGCTGGTGATCCAGGCAAGGCTGATCTGCGCATCTTTGCCAGGCGGCACGCTGGTGTTGCGCAGGGTTTGCCCCAGGGTGGAGTGTTCAGGTATCTCAGACATTAAAAAGCCGGTGCGTGGGCCGTTGCCGAAACGCGCCATTTCGGGTCTGAGACTTAACAAGGCGCTGCCGTACATTCTCGCCATTTGCCGATCAGCCTCCGCAACCGACGGCGTGGGCGCGTGTTGCGACGCGGAAAGAAGCTCGGGTTTCAATGCGATTTCCCCTGCAACCTCTTCTATCGCTTCACGTTGTTGCTGTCGGATGTGCGAATACGCGGGGCGGTTGAACGCGGGTGCTTTGGCGTCGGGTTCACGCAGTGCATCGAAGGCGTCGTTTTGTTGCAGCAGCGCGATAGAGTGGAGTACGTCCGCTGGGGTGGCGTCTTGGCGCGCGCCGTAGAAGTTGCCTACTACCTCGGCAGGCGCAAGGTTCGCGCCGGTGTATTTCAGCGTTGTTCTTGGTGGCGAGTGGAA of Pseudomonas fluorescens contains these proteins:
- a CDS encoding ABC transporter substrate-binding protein codes for the protein MKFTAKALLACTCMTLSAVSLGAQTLTIATVNNSDMIRMQKLSKTFETENPDIKLNWVVLEENVLRQRLTTDIATQGGQFDVLTIGMYEAALWGAKGWLEPMKDLPASYDLDDVFPSVRDGLSVKGALYALPFYAESSITYYRTDLFKDAGLSMPEHPTWTQIGEFAAKLTDKSKEQYGLCLRGKAGWGENMALITTLANGYGARWFDEKWQPEFNGPEWKDALNFYVDNMKKSGPPGASSNGFNENLALFNSGKCAIWVDASVAGSFVTDKTQSKVADHVGFTFAPHEKTDKGTSWLYSWSLAIPTSSKAKDAAKVFTSWATSKEYSQLVAKTDGIANVPPGTRKSTYSDEYMKAAPFAKVTLESLKVADPTKPTLKPVPYIGIQLVTIPEFQAIGTQVGKFFSGALTGQQTVDQALTAAQTTTEREMKRAGYPK
- a CDS encoding dermonecrotic toxin domain-containing protein, with product MRIEPLRSSLSHAFVSPTQPQSDITSTDHARTKRDSLVVDLTTQQIATRLIRAGDTALCALYSAALMDQVIADPTGKKRSRETRVISDIPPFSTFGRAWAQLAHAIQSEPFAGFARQHKIDPSTLILNTQSGWTLDCIADGQPRSFSKYSAGYEQATAAVTAAARAFHSPPRTTLKYTGANLAPAEVVGNFYGARQDATPADVLHSIALLQQNDAFDALREPDAKAPAFNRPAYSHIRQQQREAIEEVAGEIALKPELLSASQHAPTPSVAEADRQMARMYGSALLSLRPEMARFGNGPRTGFLMSEIPEHSTLGQTLRNTSVPPGKDAQISLAWITSFYAEPGNDDTLVGVLAQASTLARNGFQALNASTPPTDMRSRAVQQRQRAAIQKLKAPNATPPTESAPPPDTPNPPVNPLAAIARRQFAGEPNLYSVVARLLSERIKQAAPALDVDVNQIAIEMPDVDNPGALKRIPLMTLALDYLAGGDAPSLTASHRAFDTRPDLLARTGNAGDVPLALDPSALSDVIGSLPAQLNQAFEADSREYWDKQAFSTPTNADSVFTGSHRDVVKRILRSNLQLASLKQPGLDEAQRETIDMVVRHPEGSTRPAPLDPNSSGATVYTLAGSTANMVIHRYLADSNRAILLLVEPSGKITPYNTWDAIEKTQAVRQALDGNLFDAQADALIKHAQGDSLLTPPPGTNNPTHTTNPLPDWLDSADEAQRFVMHELSQGLASFLQRHKGQAYNSDIKDIRTFAQQRFDLLPPNKHLTPHAAEDLEVVFKVPYGTQRSGFIDRQTMSLTDMLLNNLSGLPNGQIEVFFKTGLKDENGDEIKVRVPALEKEGVLKQLITDLDIGKTYPALLKEKLLDNPTEMAARRSLFAQQVPIELQLKALELSIKKQAGFNATGFRYIQEILKPGPGPRIVDAKEIVIRPLAFDNKAQGTTDVVEGAYLIEPKDSTSGPHILYRPLMADAPLLQFPTRQALLEALQQPGKLQNDTLAWLPDETTRQLYRGNGFKHPNLVIFGFNLGSVSANETIPLAVDTRLQQTLQDGKLMEYLYEANAQNLITLAGQHSTSDAKSRWQSLKTGGFLLLNALLPALRGPGAILGLALQAEGIINDLETLRDDDSKNKQAALTDLLVNLATLLIHFKARSLSEPSNTHSAIPITEGTRLIDGAVPPTPPPQRFRMGGPLEQITPLDGEIQTNVDTYNRKGQEVKRLNIIGHAADPEGEQAARIVGEGDNLYTAEDINNELIARGIDIRNYAEVRLLVCYSSKGGENSLAAQLHALTGVPVKGYERTVELGYVTRDGGIDPEDIYKTALNKFRAKYPRFSEADKKELAEIELNNKLKDIDLFINVEKKTGKKVRVNWGTLAAPIWEEVEVDYRPKRFGPPKRRLATGPVDVQSTSKELRNIGEYKDFKELPTPEKLANSIAFTTSDDGQYEYFLDRPEGSKAVRLNIVGHGDKGGATFRSDLKGAQSYSPEAFAKLIAPTLKNTGATQIRMVSCRSASTGFSEALSKLLNVPVKAPVGTVTQFEVMKDRYWILEKFPNPRRPHDHEWKTFTPTSPAA